A DNA window from Streptomyces canus contains the following coding sequences:
- a CDS encoding GNAT family N-acetyltransferase — translation MTVIVRDLRPQDPADVENFTHARHLALPHVLWTPAGVIHRTIHTHPDAHYRSLVAEEDGEVIGTAQLGLAHDSPEPGHGYLNIYVRPDRTRRGAGALLVRIAEEHLAAHGATMLYSWVLDEPQNRTFAERHGYRASRSAHFLRLDLTNGTLPPLQTPPPGVELRTAADFADDPRPFFELDAETAGDEPSDVGTEFADYDAWIEENWKHPLLDRALTTIALVDGRPAAFSAAHTDGARRYSTAMTGTARAFRGRGLAKLAKNTSLHRARAAGYTEALTGNDAGNEPMLAINKWFGYEICATEVRHVRELP, via the coding sequence ATGACCGTGATCGTGCGCGATCTGCGCCCCCAGGACCCGGCCGACGTAGAGAACTTCACGCACGCCCGCCATTTGGCCCTTCCCCACGTGCTGTGGACCCCGGCCGGCGTCATTCACCGTACGATCCACACCCACCCTGACGCCCACTACCGCTCCCTCGTCGCGGAGGAGGACGGCGAGGTGATCGGCACGGCCCAGCTCGGCCTCGCCCACGACAGCCCCGAGCCGGGCCACGGCTACCTCAACATCTACGTACGCCCGGACCGCACCCGGCGCGGCGCAGGCGCCCTCCTCGTCCGCATCGCCGAGGAGCATCTGGCGGCACACGGCGCGACCATGCTGTACTCCTGGGTGCTGGACGAGCCGCAGAACCGCACGTTCGCCGAGCGGCACGGCTACCGGGCCAGCCGCTCCGCGCACTTCCTGCGCCTGGACCTCACGAACGGCACGCTGCCCCCGCTGCAGACCCCTCCCCCGGGCGTCGAACTGCGCACCGCCGCCGACTTCGCGGACGACCCGCGCCCCTTCTTCGAGCTGGACGCGGAGACGGCGGGAGACGAACCGAGCGACGTGGGCACCGAGTTCGCGGACTACGACGCGTGGATCGAGGAGAACTGGAAACACCCGCTCCTCGACCGTGCCCTGACCACGATCGCCCTGGTCGACGGCCGCCCCGCCGCCTTCAGCGCCGCCCACACCGACGGCGCCCGCCGCTATTCCACCGCCATGACGGGAACCGCCCGCGCCTTCCGCGGCCGGGGCCTCGCCAAGCTCGCCAAGAACACCTCCCTGCACCGCGCCCGCGCCGCGGGATACACGGAGGCCCTCACCGGCAACGACGCCGGCAACGAACCCATGCTCGCGATCAACAAGTGGTTCGGATACGAGATCTGCGCCACGGAGGTACGTCATGTCCGCGAACTCCCCTGA
- a CDS encoding DUF402 domain-containing protein, with translation MSANSPEPQQRVDVVLLKAGRTKIRYEAELLTDDGTRITVRAPWAGEGFRDFGFVRFEPGDVFTEHYWRDRWYAVKEVRSSDGTLKGWYCDITRPASRNGAELVVEDLDLDLWVSADGTDVLRLDEDEFAESGLAERDPEAASAAATALDELEALAHLSTDAPHWPPIS, from the coding sequence ATGTCCGCGAACTCCCCTGAGCCCCAGCAGCGTGTGGACGTCGTCCTGCTCAAGGCGGGCCGCACGAAGATCCGTTACGAGGCCGAGCTCCTCACCGACGACGGCACCCGCATCACCGTCCGGGCCCCCTGGGCGGGCGAGGGCTTCCGCGACTTCGGCTTCGTCCGCTTCGAGCCCGGCGACGTCTTCACCGAGCACTACTGGCGGGACCGCTGGTACGCCGTCAAGGAGGTCCGCTCCTCGGACGGCACCCTGAAGGGTTGGTACTGCGACATCACCCGCCCGGCGTCACGGAACGGCGCCGAGTTGGTCGTGGAGGACCTGGACCTGGACCTGTGGGTCTCGGCCGACGGCACGGACGTGCTGCGTCTGGACGAGGACGAGTTCGCGGAGAGCGGCCTGGCGGAGAGGGACCCGGAGGCGGCGTCAGCGGCCGCGACGGCCCTGGACGAGCTGGAGGCGTTGGCCCACCTGTCGACCGACGCACCACACTGGCCCCCGATCTCCTAG
- a CDS encoding esterase/lipase family protein: MLPWKRALRPLTALLLTAAVALVPAAGVAQAAAAPSRGWNDYTCKPSAGHPRPVVLVHGTFANSVDNWLALAPYLENRDYCVFSFDYGQLSGVPLFHGLGPIDKSAEQLKTFVDKVLAATGAPKTDLVGHSQGGLMPRYYLKFLGGAAKVNALVGIAPDNHGTTLSGLTSLLPYFPGIQDLLTTHTPALADQVVGSPFLTKLNEGGDTVPGVTYTVLATKYDEVVTPYRSQFLSGSGVHNILLQDLCALDLSEHVAIGLFDRIAFHEVANALDPAHATPTTCASAFS, translated from the coding sequence ATGCTGCCCTGGAAACGAGCCCTCAGACCCCTGACCGCCCTGCTCCTGACCGCCGCGGTCGCCCTCGTCCCCGCCGCCGGAGTCGCCCAGGCGGCCGCCGCCCCCAGCAGAGGTTGGAACGACTACACCTGCAAGCCCTCCGCCGGGCACCCCCGCCCCGTCGTCCTCGTCCACGGCACCTTCGCCAACTCCGTGGACAACTGGCTGGCCCTCGCCCCCTACCTGGAGAACCGCGACTACTGCGTCTTCTCCTTCGACTACGGCCAACTGTCCGGTGTTCCCCTCTTCCACGGCCTCGGTCCCATCGACAAGTCGGCGGAGCAGCTGAAGACCTTCGTCGACAAGGTGCTCGCCGCCACCGGCGCCCCCAAGACCGACCTCGTCGGTCACTCGCAGGGCGGCCTGATGCCCCGCTACTACCTCAAGTTCCTCGGCGGAGCCGCCAAGGTAAACGCCCTCGTCGGCATCGCACCCGACAACCACGGCACCACCCTGTCGGGCCTGACCAGCCTGCTGCCGTACTTCCCGGGCATCCAGGACCTGCTCACCACCCACACCCCGGCCCTCGCCGACCAGGTCGTCGGCTCCCCCTTCCTCACCAAACTCAACGAAGGCGGCGACACCGTCCCCGGCGTCACGTACACCGTCCTCGCCACCAAGTACGACGAGGTCGTCACGCCGTACCGGAGCCAGTTCCTCAGCGGATCCGGCGTCCACAACATCCTGCTGCAGGATCTGTGTGCGCTCGATCTCTCCGAGCACGTGGCCATCGGGCTGTTCGACCGGATTGCCTTCCACGAGGTGGCCAACGCCCTCGACCCCGCCCACGCCACCCCCACCACCTGCGCGTCGGCCTTCAGTTGA
- a CDS encoding GH39 family glycosyl hydrolase, whose amino-acid sequence MGRHEWNSGARRWRLTALLGVGAAALALVVTLLNTLPGSGAGTDGTSRNGDKVHGTPTSTPDAETPEVGWGFTHTQFSADEGSSTATERVEGLLADAGGVPQNQHIMGWGADNPEPVKGRYDFEDLDRRIDFIRASGSTPIVTLCCAPDWMKGGEAGVGNTDWSKAALETAPDPAHFEDYAALAATVAKRYPDVRHFIVWNEFKGFWNDAKARWDYEGYTQLYNLVHKALKKVNPKIMVGGPYLVMDSVDPRSEDASATFKGAWGAMDQRILDAFDYWNRNKAGADFVVVDGSSYTNDDELLPNEFAATDKFTAVSRWVRQQTGNLPLWWAEYYVEPADSRDEREGWSENRRVAVQAAGMIALARGGTTSALYWNPENEKGTDCAGCLWTPTSGSGGGRKLPMFDLVSRFSKAFPPGSAYENVSVAADDVPNVRVLATDKTVLVVNTLNRKISAQIDGKRFDMQAYEVKWLTR is encoded by the coding sequence ATGGGACGTCATGAGTGGAATTCGGGGGCACGGCGGTGGCGGCTCACCGCTCTGCTCGGTGTGGGCGCGGCGGCTCTGGCACTGGTGGTGACCCTCCTCAACACGCTTCCGGGCAGCGGCGCGGGCACCGACGGCACCTCGCGCAACGGCGACAAGGTCCACGGCACTCCGACGAGCACGCCCGACGCGGAGACCCCGGAGGTGGGCTGGGGGTTCACCCACACCCAGTTCAGCGCCGACGAGGGCAGCTCCACCGCCACCGAGCGCGTCGAGGGACTGCTGGCCGACGCCGGCGGAGTCCCGCAGAACCAGCACATCATGGGCTGGGGCGCCGACAACCCCGAGCCCGTCAAGGGGCGTTACGACTTCGAGGACCTGGACCGGCGCATCGACTTCATCCGCGCCTCCGGCTCCACACCGATCGTGACCCTGTGCTGCGCCCCGGACTGGATGAAGGGCGGCGAGGCGGGCGTCGGCAACACCGACTGGAGCAAGGCGGCACTGGAGACCGCGCCGGATCCCGCGCACTTCGAGGACTACGCGGCGCTCGCCGCGACCGTCGCCAAGCGCTACCCGGACGTACGCCACTTCATCGTCTGGAACGAGTTCAAGGGCTTCTGGAACGACGCGAAGGCCCGCTGGGACTACGAGGGGTACACCCAGCTCTACAACCTGGTCCACAAGGCGCTGAAGAAGGTCAACCCCAAGATCATGGTGGGCGGACCGTACCTCGTGATGGACAGCGTCGACCCGCGCTCCGAGGACGCCTCCGCCACCTTCAAGGGAGCCTGGGGCGCCATGGACCAGCGGATCCTCGACGCCTTCGACTACTGGAACAGGAACAAGGCCGGCGCCGACTTCGTGGTCGTGGACGGCTCCAGCTACACCAACGACGACGAGCTGCTGCCGAACGAGTTCGCGGCCACCGACAAGTTCACCGCGGTGAGCCGGTGGGTGCGGCAGCAGACCGGGAATCTGCCGCTGTGGTGGGCCGAGTACTACGTCGAGCCCGCCGACAGCCGGGACGAACGCGAGGGCTGGTCAGAGAACCGCCGGGTCGCGGTGCAGGCCGCCGGAATGATCGCGCTGGCCAGGGGCGGCACCACGTCCGCCCTCTACTGGAACCCGGAGAACGAGAAGGGCACGGACTGCGCGGGCTGTCTCTGGACGCCGACCAGCGGCAGCGGCGGCGGTCGAAAGCTGCCGATGTTCGACCTCGTCAGCCGGTTCAGCAAGGCCTTCCCACCGGGGAGCGCGTACGAGAACGTCTCCGTTGCCGCCGACGACGTGCCCAACGTCCGGGTTCTCGCCACCGACAAGACGGTGCTGGTGGTCAACACCCTCAACCGGAAGATCAGCGCACAGATCGACGGGAAGCGGTTCGACATGCAGGCGTATGAGGTCAAGTGGCTCACCCGCT
- a CDS encoding DUF5925 domain-containing protein: MSANPHDALPIRLNVDDSDSPSDVVDALFLGRFATGEQPYSHAANIDRVRTGATLLPADARVLRVARDDDRSATLAEGDGWTLLISRWNRGADVTVTATDPELAKKILDQATDGATDEPEPQPENVTMGFWYVSPRRGPHRTTRQISAGTWDEVRDNYTAPVADAMDSLMKTTPEDIAGRLLLLHGPPGTGKTSALRTLARSWRDWCQVDCVLDPERLFSDVGYLMDIAIGEEDSTGKGRWRLLLLEDCDELIRGEAKHTAGQALSRLLNLTDGLLGQGRNVLVGVTTNEDLERLHPAVVRPGRCLARIEVGPLTRREAVSWLGTEDGVGREGATLAELYALRRGTSPTAVPEPRPGADAGLYL; encoded by the coding sequence ATGTCTGCCAACCCACACGACGCTCTGCCGATCCGGCTCAACGTCGACGACAGCGACTCACCGTCCGACGTCGTCGACGCGCTGTTCCTCGGCCGCTTCGCGACGGGCGAGCAGCCGTACTCCCACGCGGCCAACATCGACCGGGTCCGTACCGGGGCCACGCTCCTGCCGGCGGACGCCCGGGTGCTGCGCGTCGCCCGCGACGACGACCGCAGCGCGACGCTCGCCGAGGGGGACGGCTGGACCCTGCTGATCTCCCGCTGGAACCGCGGCGCCGACGTCACCGTCACGGCCACCGACCCCGAGCTGGCCAAGAAGATCCTCGACCAGGCCACCGACGGCGCGACGGACGAGCCCGAGCCCCAGCCGGAGAACGTGACGATGGGCTTCTGGTACGTCTCCCCCAGGCGCGGCCCGCACCGCACGACCCGCCAGATCTCCGCGGGCACCTGGGACGAGGTCCGGGACAACTACACGGCACCGGTCGCGGACGCGATGGACAGCCTGATGAAGACGACCCCGGAGGACATCGCGGGCCGTCTGCTCCTGCTCCACGGCCCGCCCGGCACCGGCAAGACCTCCGCCCTGCGTACGCTGGCCCGCTCCTGGCGGGACTGGTGCCAGGTGGACTGCGTCCTGGACCCGGAGCGGCTGTTCAGCGACGTCGGCTATCTGATGGACATCGCGATCGGCGAGGAGGACTCGACGGGCAAGGGCCGCTGGCGGCTCCTGCTTCTGGAGGACTGCGACGAGCTGATCCGCGGGGAGGCGAAGCACACGGCGGGCCAGGCCCTGTCGCGTCTGCTGAATCTCACCGACGGCCTGCTGGGCCAGGGCCGCAACGTCCTGGTGGGCGTCACGACCAACGAGGACCTGGAGCGCCTGCACCCCGCCGTGGTCCGCCCCGGCCGCTGTCTGGCCCGCATCGAGGTGGGCCCGCTGACCCGCCGGGAGGCGGTGAGCTGGCTCGGCACCGAGGACGGCGTGGGCCGTGAGGGAGCGACCCTGGCGGAGCTGTACGCACTGCGCCGGGGGACGTCACCGACGGCGGTGCCGGAGCCGCGGCCGGGGGCGGACGCGGGGCTGTACCTGTAG
- a CDS encoding GntR family transcriptional regulator translates to MTLKIHIDDSAPPYEQVRVQISEQARAGVLPVGYRLPTVRGLAESLGLAANTVAKAYRALESDGVIETRGRNGTFVAAAGSAAERELASAAQGYVERARRLGLTENDALAAVRDALRAAYGED, encoded by the coding sequence GTGACCTTGAAGATCCACATCGACGACAGTGCGCCGCCGTACGAGCAGGTGCGGGTGCAGATCTCCGAACAGGCGCGGGCGGGGGTGCTGCCGGTGGGGTACCGGCTGCCGACCGTGCGCGGGCTCGCCGAGTCGCTCGGGCTCGCCGCGAACACCGTCGCCAAGGCGTATCGGGCGCTGGAGAGCGACGGGGTGATCGAGACGCGGGGGCGCAACGGCACGTTCGTGGCCGCCGCCGGCTCCGCAGCCGAACGGGAGCTGGCGTCGGCCGCCCAGGGGTATGTCGAGCGGGCCAGGCGACTCGGGCTCACGGAGAACGACGCGTTGGCGGCCGTACGGGATGCGCTGCGGGCGGCTTACGGGGAGGACTGA
- a CDS encoding MarR family winged helix-turn-helix transcriptional regulator, with protein sequence MQNSEALALAAALLAAAGDLTQRINDGVVARGFEGRPAWGFAFARLAPDGATVTELAGHLGVTKQAASQLVDEIVRKGYAERRPHPGDARARLVVLTERGWACTRAAEEAAAEAVRSWIDVLGESDVRALCDRLGRIAPHGPIRPTW encoded by the coding sequence GTGCAGAACTCTGAAGCCCTCGCCCTGGCCGCCGCCCTGCTCGCCGCCGCCGGTGACCTGACCCAGCGCATCAACGACGGGGTCGTGGCCCGGGGGTTCGAGGGGCGGCCCGCCTGGGGCTTCGCGTTCGCGCGGCTCGCGCCGGACGGGGCCACCGTCACGGAGCTGGCCGGTCATCTCGGCGTGACCAAGCAGGCCGCGAGCCAGCTGGTCGACGAGATCGTGCGCAAGGGGTACGCCGAGCGGCGGCCGCATCCCGGGGATGCGCGGGCCCGGCTGGTCGTGCTGACCGAGCGGGGATGGGCCTGCACGCGGGCGGCGGAGGAGGCCGCCGCGGAGGCCGTGCGGTCATGGATCGACGTACTCGGTGAGAGTGATGTGCGCGCGTTGTGCGACCGATTGGGGCGCATCGCTCCCCATGGCCCCATCAGGCCCACCTGGTGA
- a CDS encoding DUF72 domain-containing protein, giving the protein MTLFVGTSGWQYKDWRGVLYPDGVPVRLWLEQYTQHFPTVEINNAFYRLPTRETFEAWRERVPGDFVVAVKASRYLTHIKRLKDPQEPVHRLMSHAEGLGARLGPVLLQLPPTLRADPQLLDACLACFPSSARVAVEPRHESWWTPETRKVLESRGAALCWADVRARPVTPLWRTADWGYVRFHEGRAQAWPHYGRRSLETWAERIEKTWAGNEDVYAYFNNDPNGAAVRNAQLFASLAQSSP; this is encoded by the coding sequence ATGACCCTGTTCGTCGGTACGTCGGGGTGGCAGTACAAGGACTGGCGGGGCGTCCTCTACCCCGACGGCGTCCCCGTGCGGCTCTGGCTGGAGCAGTACACGCAGCACTTCCCGACGGTCGAGATCAACAACGCGTTCTACCGGCTGCCGACCCGGGAGACCTTCGAGGCGTGGCGGGAGCGGGTGCCGGGGGACTTCGTGGTGGCGGTGAAGGCGAGCCGGTACCTGACCCACATCAAGCGGCTGAAGGACCCGCAGGAGCCGGTGCACCGCCTGATGAGCCACGCGGAGGGGCTGGGCGCGCGTCTGGGCCCGGTGCTTCTCCAACTGCCCCCGACCCTGCGGGCCGACCCGCAGCTGCTGGACGCCTGCCTGGCCTGTTTCCCGTCGTCGGCCCGGGTCGCGGTGGAACCCCGCCACGAATCCTGGTGGACACCGGAGACCCGAAAGGTCCTGGAGTCCCGCGGCGCGGCCCTGTGCTGGGCCGACGTCCGTGCCCGCCCGGTGACCCCGCTCTGGCGCACCGCCGACTGGGGCTACGTCCGTTTCCACGAGGGCCGGGCACAGGCGTGGCCGCACTACGGCAGACGGTCCCTGGAGACCTGGGCCGAGCGCATCGAGAAGACCTGGGCCGGGAACGAGGACGTGTACGCGTACTTCAACAACGACCCGAACGGAGCCGCCGTACGGAACGCGCAGCTGTTCGCCTCGCTGGCTCAGTCCTCCCCGTAA
- a CDS encoding DNA polymerase Y family protein, with protein MTILCVRFQLPPTREAALPELLGLLEEFTPVVEALPPDRALADLRGAERYFKRDAVELASVIRVRALALHGVDCAIGAGPGPMLARMALKDARPGVTCAVPGDAVVDFLAGRPVAALPGVGGATARVLCEYGLDTLGRVAAAPLSTLQRLVGAKAGRELHEKANGVDRGRVVPNGVSRSLATERPFTRDELDPDRHRRALLSAAEELGARLRALDKVCRTLTLTVRYADRTATTRSRTLGEPTAHSVALTRAAYDMYEALGLQRARVRSISLRAEGLDPADQASHQLTFDPTDDKLRRIEEAADRARARFGPLAVLPGALAA; from the coding sequence ATGACCATCCTCTGCGTACGTTTCCAGCTGCCGCCGACGCGGGAGGCGGCCCTGCCCGAACTGCTCGGCCTCCTCGAGGAGTTCACGCCGGTCGTCGAAGCGCTGCCGCCGGACCGGGCACTGGCGGATCTGCGGGGCGCCGAACGGTACTTCAAGCGGGACGCCGTCGAACTGGCCTCGGTGATCCGGGTCCGCGCCCTCGCCCTGCACGGCGTCGACTGCGCGATCGGAGCCGGGCCCGGACCGATGCTGGCCCGCATGGCGCTGAAGGACGCCCGGCCCGGGGTGACCTGTGCGGTCCCCGGGGACGCGGTGGTGGATTTCCTCGCCGGCCGGCCCGTCGCCGCGCTCCCCGGCGTCGGCGGCGCGACCGCCCGCGTCCTGTGCGAGTACGGCCTCGACACCCTAGGCCGGGTCGCCGCCGCACCCCTGTCCACGCTCCAGCGCCTGGTCGGCGCCAAGGCCGGCCGCGAACTGCACGAGAAGGCGAACGGCGTGGACCGCGGCCGGGTGGTCCCGAACGGCGTCTCCCGCTCTTTGGCTACCGAACGCCCCTTCACCCGCGACGAGTTGGACCCCGATCGGCACCGCCGCGCGCTGCTCTCCGCCGCCGAGGAACTGGGCGCCCGGCTGCGCGCCCTCGACAAGGTCTGCCGCACCCTGACGCTCACCGTGCGCTACGCCGACCGCACCGCGACCACCCGCAGCCGCACCCTCGGTGAACCCACCGCCCACTCGGTGGCCCTGACCAGGGCGGCGTACGACATGTACGAGGCCCTCGGTCTCCAGCGTGCCCGAGTCCGCTCCATCTCCCTGCGCGCCGAGGGCCTCGACCCCGCCGACCAGGCCTCCCACCAGCTCACCTTCGACCCCACCGACGACAAGCTCCGCCGTATCGAGGAGGCCGCGGACCGCGCCCGGGCCCGGTTCGGACCGCTCGCGGTGCTGCCGGGGGCGCTGGCGGCGTAG
- a CDS encoding GNAT family N-acetyltransferase has protein sequence MTNDEIRPAEAADVPTVKALTDAAYEHYIERIGRVPQPMERDHAANVAAGQVFVTGDPVVGLVVVEEHSDHLYLDNIAVRPDAQGQGVGGRLLRFVEAHARALGLPEVRLYTNAMMWENQEIYPKFGYEVVERRVDGPYDRVHYRKRLV, from the coding sequence ATGACGAACGACGAGATCCGACCCGCCGAGGCGGCCGACGTGCCGACTGTGAAGGCCCTGACCGACGCGGCGTACGAGCACTACATCGAGCGCATCGGACGCGTACCGCAGCCCATGGAGCGGGATCACGCGGCGAACGTGGCCGCGGGGCAGGTGTTCGTCACCGGTGACCCGGTGGTCGGACTCGTCGTGGTCGAGGAGCACTCCGACCACCTCTACCTCGACAACATCGCCGTCCGCCCCGACGCCCAGGGACAGGGCGTGGGAGGACGGCTGCTGCGGTTCGTCGAGGCACACGCGCGTGCGCTGGGGCTGCCCGAGGTCAGGCTCTACACGAACGCGATGATGTGGGAGAACCAGGAGATCTATCCGAAGTTCGGTTATGAGGTCGTGGAACGGCGAGTGGACGGGCCCTACGACCGCGTCCACTACCGCAAGCGACTGGTCTGA
- a CDS encoding class I SAM-dependent methyltransferase, with the protein MTKNSDGRGAAAHVDWDAEAGSFDEEADHGLRDPGVRGAWAERMRGWLPGRASDVLDLGCGTGSLSLLAAEQGHRVTGVDLSPAMVELARAKLAGRDAVFLVGDAAHPPVGEQRFDVVLGRHVLWALPDPGRVLRRWWGLLRPGGRLVLVEGVWAAGGISAEVVSGLVEPLGGRVRVERLSEDSLLWGKDVDDERYAVVVRGD; encoded by the coding sequence ATGACGAAGAACAGTGACGGCAGGGGTGCCGCGGCGCACGTGGACTGGGACGCCGAAGCAGGGTCCTTCGACGAGGAGGCGGATCACGGGTTGCGGGACCCCGGGGTAAGGGGCGCCTGGGCCGAGCGCATGCGGGGATGGCTGCCGGGAAGGGCGTCCGACGTCCTCGATCTCGGGTGCGGGACCGGGAGCCTGTCACTCCTCGCGGCCGAGCAGGGGCATCGGGTGACCGGGGTGGATCTTTCGCCGGCCATGGTGGAGCTGGCGCGCGCCAAGCTCGCCGGGCGTGACGCGGTGTTCCTGGTCGGTGACGCCGCGCATCCTCCGGTGGGAGAGCAGCGGTTCGATGTGGTCCTTGGCCGACATGTGCTGTGGGCGTTGCCGGATCCTGGGCGGGTGCTGCGGCGGTGGTGGGGGTTGTTGCGGCCGGGTGGGCGGTTGGTGCTGGTGGAGGGGGTGTGGGCGGCGGGCGGGATATCGGCCGAGGTGGTGAGCGGGCTGGTGGAGCCGCTCGGTGGGCGCGTGCGCGTGGAGCGGCTGTCGGAGGACTCCCTGTTGTGGGGGAAGGACGTGGATGACGAGCGGTACGCGGTGGTGGTGAGGGGCGACTAG
- a CDS encoding lytic polysaccharide monooxygenase auxiliary activity family 9 protein, with amino-acid sequence MPARRKAAAVVAVGLTPLALTALAAGSASAHGSMGDPVSRVSQCYAEGPESPKSDVCRAAVAAGGTQALYDWNGVRIGDANGRHQELIPDGRLCSANNDEFKGLDLARADWPATSVSRGSYTFKYRVTAPHKGTFRVYLTKPGYDPAQPLGWDDLDLSNPVATATDPVASGGFYTFSGTLPERSGKQLLYAVWQRSDSPEAFYSCSDVTFGSDLGGTASSPTPVPSASAPSEEQIEDGTGKSMVEHDGHGDDDASTSAEPVAGTASVPANDVKAAGTSQNLAETGGDSGTSHLAMGGAATLAAGAAVLFGSVRRRAVNGGGRQGR; translated from the coding sequence ATGCCCGCACGCCGCAAGGCCGCAGCCGTCGTCGCCGTCGGCCTGACCCCGCTCGCCCTGACCGCACTGGCCGCCGGGTCCGCGTCCGCGCACGGCTCGATGGGCGACCCGGTCAGCCGGGTCTCGCAGTGCTACGCGGAGGGCCCCGAGAGCCCGAAGTCGGACGTGTGCAGGGCGGCGGTCGCGGCGGGCGGCACGCAGGCGCTCTACGACTGGAACGGCGTCCGCATCGGCGACGCGAACGGACGGCACCAGGAACTGATCCCGGACGGCCGGCTGTGCAGCGCGAACAACGACGAGTTCAAGGGGCTCGACCTGGCCCGCGCCGACTGGCCGGCGACGAGCGTGAGCAGGGGGTCGTACACCTTCAAGTACCGCGTGACCGCTCCGCACAAGGGCACCTTCAGGGTGTACCTCACCAAGCCGGGCTACGACCCGGCGCAGCCGCTGGGCTGGGACGACCTCGACCTGTCGAACCCGGTCGCGACGGCCACCGACCCGGTCGCCTCGGGCGGCTTCTACACGTTCTCCGGCACGCTCCCGGAGCGCTCCGGGAAGCAGCTTCTGTATGCGGTCTGGCAGCGCTCGGACAGCCCGGAGGCGTTCTACTCCTGCTCGGACGTGACGTTCGGCAGCGACTTGGGTGGCACGGCGAGCAGTCCGACCCCGGTCCCGAGCGCCTCCGCTCCCTCCGAGGAGCAGATCGAGGACGGCACCGGCAAGTCGATGGTGGAGCACGACGGGCACGGTGACGACGACGCCAGTACGTCGGCAGAGCCGGTGGCCGGGACGGCGAGCGTTCCGGCCAACGACGTGAAGGCGGCGGGCACTTCACAGAACCTCGCCGAGACGGGTGGGGACAGCGGCACGTCGCATCTCGCGATGGGCGGTGCTGCCACGCTCGCGGCCGGCGCGGCGGTCCTGTTCGGTTCGGTGCGGCGGCGCGCGGTGAACGGCGGTGGACGGCAGGGCCGTTGA
- a CDS encoding cupin domain-containing protein: protein MPVVRSSDAVTHEIHGARFVSYATPLSGAKELCAWRGEIPAGTKAPAHTVNREEIFHLLIGELLITLDDAAHRITAGDTVIVNPGVTFAVENPTDHTALTWVTTSIGLEAELADGTHITPPWAN from the coding sequence ATGCCCGTAGTCCGCTCGTCCGATGCCGTCACCCACGAGATCCACGGCGCCCGCTTCGTCTCGTACGCCACTCCCCTCAGCGGCGCCAAGGAGCTGTGCGCCTGGCGCGGCGAGATCCCCGCGGGGACGAAGGCGCCGGCTCACACCGTCAACCGCGAGGAGATCTTCCACCTGCTCATCGGCGAACTTCTGATCACTCTCGACGACGCCGCCCATCGGATCACCGCGGGCGACACGGTGATCGTCAACCCCGGCGTGACCTTCGCCGTCGAGAACCCCACCGATCACACCGCCCTCACCTGGGTCACCACCTCCATCGGCCTGGAGGCGGAACTGGCCGACGGCACCCATATCACTCCGCCGTGGGCCAACTGA